In Hoplias malabaricus isolate fHopMal1 chromosome 18, fHopMal1.hap1, whole genome shotgun sequence, the genomic window CTTTTTCTTCTCTGGATGTTCTGACAAAAATACATCATGTTTTAATATTAGCATAAGAGTTTGGCCTTGGCTGATGACTTTGCAAGGCTCCAAGTCTTTGCATAGTTATCcatgattaaaaacacattgtctTTTAAAAGTTTCCCCCCTGTGTCTTTCCAAAGCCTTCTGCTGTATGGCTAGCATTATATTTCCATATACAATATTTATGGACTGGAAGGGAATTGTATGTATTGAAACCATCAAAATCATCagatttgttttagtttagtctTACCATGCCGAGATGCCCTGCTGACTCACTATGGTCTTGGCACACTGGATGGCATCGCTGATGTTGTCAGTCATTAGTTCTGTTGGAGAGAATAAGTGTTAAGATAGATACATGAATCTGGTTCTTTCTGTCGATTTTAAAGCACTCAACAGTTTTTCTTACGGCTGCAGGAGATTTGACAGCCATTGTGGCTGGAAAACTGGCCATCGGAACACCACCAACGATTGTTAATCTGGAAAATGCCATAGTCCGTTGAGCCATCTTTGTTGTGGTTGATGGCATTGGTTTTGTATTCAGACTCTGCATTAGCCAAGCAGACCCCTATAGGTATAGAAATATAATACTCattctttaaaatataatgaacAGTTTTTATACAGCCACAGCAATGCACATATGGCAAGTGTTACAACTGTTACATATGTAACAATGGTATCTGTTAGCAGGTACAACAAAACTGATCAATTAATGTTCTCCTACAAGTGTGTTGATTTGTTGAATGGTGTTTTatcagtaggtggattggcgactcaaaagcgtctgtaggtgtgagtgtgtgtgtatgtgtatgtgtgtgtgtgtgtgtgtgtgtgtgtgtgttgccctgtgaaagactggtgccccctccagggtgtattcctgccttgcacccaatgattctgggtaggctctggacccactgcgaccctgaactggataagcgcttacagatattgAGTGAATATTTTATCAGTTTAAAAAGAAGCAACATTTTAATTTCCATGTCTTTGGGCACCCATAATACTAACCTTTGGTGTCCCAGCTTTTAAGCATCATGTGTGATTCAGAGAGACCTAGTTAACCAGTGGAATTcgcaaagaaataaaaaagaaaaagctgtGTATGACTCCAGCTGGAGGCTGTTTTGCATGTCCACTTCTGTGTAGACTTAATTTAGTAGTTTGAATGCTGTTCTGCTTTATCAGGAAAACTGAATTCACATCTATATGTACAGAATTTAGCATTTTATTCCACAGTGACTGGCAAAACTGCTTTATTGTTTACCCACaaagtacatttttaattagTGCAAATAAGCTACAGCCTAATGATACAAACAACACAAAGACATACACcaatcaaacaaaaaatattaaaatgtccttgtttctacattcattgtatAATCCTAATAAATGCACCTTTTTCTTctacagaatgtagtccatctctggttctgcatattttattaaCTGTTTTACCCTGTGATTGTGGAGTAGTTATACCCTGTTCTTTAGTGGTCAGGAGCACCACAGAATAGGGTTTTGATAGAAGGGTTTTATTCTCACCTATTGCCTTAACACTGTAGTTGTGCTATATAAGTTTTACACTGATACTACTTCAGAAAATAATAATCTGCATACCATCTGCACTTTAAATGATGCCGATATCCAGTGATATCAGTTAATGGCCCAAGGCTAGCTGGAGTTGTAGGTCTGTTCTCCTAACTAAGAGCAACCTGGAAACAGCTTGACTGAGAAGTCCTAACATCTTGATTTGTAGTATAGATCAACAGAGCACTCACAGTTAGCCAGATTGAGTCCTGCATAGCTGGACATCCAAGATTCCTTCAGGATCCTGGCCAGTTCACAGTGGGTGAATGTCTTTGCGCTGGCCACTGTCACCAGCAGAAGGAGAACCCACACTTTCATCATGCTTCAAGATGAGGAAGAACGTCCTGTGTGTTCTCCTTTACACTTCTCAgtgaaatatatactgttggAGGAACTGCTGCAACTGCTGGGATTTCTTTTGAATGTCACCTCAAACATAAATCTTGATTTGACTGTTGCATTTTCTCAGAATCAGCTGCTTCTTTGTTTAGTGCTGCGGGGCAAACAAATACTTTTGTTTGAGTAGAGCTGGGCAGGacttacagcactgtccttttTACATCTACAGCCAGAAACCACAGCACTATTAATTTTATTTGAGATAAATATACAGAAACACTTCAGGCCACAAACTGTGTTTGCATTTGCTGAGCAAGGATGGAGTGCATCCTGAAATAGAAGAGGGTGTCTCTTCACATGATTCTGACTccacatcatcacacacacattaaataacTCTGTGGCAGCTTGTTTGgaatgtgtttctgtgaaatTTTTGCAGTTcttctatttctgctccagtTAGGCCCTTTATCAGTTTCTATTATGCTAAATGCAGAAGCTGATGATTTTTCTTTTGCAACTGACAAGACCTTGAACATAAAGGGAGTTAAATCAGTAAGATTTTTGtttaaactagggtgaccagatctgagatggtgaaaaagaggacacgtctcggaaGGGTGAGGGGGGtgatgaggtcacgcccctcgctgcagttgtatgcttagctgaacctatgtgtgcttttaggtcctttacacctttatttgctatgggaatttcttttttaattcatccaagaACTTTTACATTTCggcacatttacattttggcATAGCTGCTTGAGATGAGGGTatgtacatgagctttgcctgacgtaaacaaggactactaaagtgcagactgaccaattaaatgtttacagagaaggttatcaaccaataacggtagctacagtctctacagtcagaccgtgcaatcagaagattttaggctacttcaccactcccccttctcactcaagtgaaccaaacggagtaggggagggtgggactagtttgtgaacaaaacgcttctagaaattctatgtaagctctagacaaacaaaatcccggacgtttttgaaattccgcccggacatttttttaagtctaaaaaagaggacatgtccgggtaaaagaggacgtctggtcaccctagtcatAATAGCTTTCTACACCTTACTTTCATATTGGGGTACTTGCAAACAATACTCTTTAGGTTAGGGACACTATAGTTAACTGACCTTCTTTCCTCTAGACAGCTTCTGGTGTAAAGGGGTTAGCTAGTGGTTTGTAGCAAGTGGGGCTCGTCCTGTGATTAATTTTGATCTAATTTTTGGCTGTGTTGGTAATTTGATAGCTTTGTGCTCTGTTGTGGGTAAAGGTTGCTAAGgctgttagctgtttgctaaggctgTTGGTTGTTTGCTAAGGCTTTGGGTTGTTTGCTAAGGCTGTTGGATGTTTGCTAAGGTTGTTGGATGTTTGCTAAGGTTGTTAGAGGTTGGTTAAGGCTGTTGGCGGTTTGCTAAGGCTGTTGCTAAGCTGTTAGCCATGCTGTTTGTTGGAGGGTTTGGATATTGTTTTAGGGGGTATTGGactgcagagttgcttgattgtatacagtctagaccttttggtaattgggtatgtttggttgagttctcaggaaatccgATTTGGCGCTATTGTATTGACTCAAAAAGACtgaatgtgaagtttatacatttgcagatttaaaacagcttgctCTTATGGAACAGATAAATAGTCTACCTGTCCATTTGGAAGTGGACATGAGCATGGGGCAATTggagttaaaaaggctgctatgatggcggATACTTATGAacttacccataaggagtcgagagtaaaagagagatcagtggttggtggTTGAAGAAAAGCTAATATAGAGGTCAAATCAGTTGAGACTAAAAGTCATGGGAAATGTGAAATCAGGTTGTCATAtgaaatcaggttgtccagttctgcagaagtgcaaaagtgggtcttatactgactcttcaataTCTGTGATACTAGTAGTTGGTTCAGAggggactattagttgtgtggatcctgagtctgaaataaccccctctctgtatgatgggtttctCTCCTTgggtacagtgtccattggttctggggagccagacaCCAAAATTAAAGTTTTGAgtgacactggtgcagttcagtccttgttgttacaaggggttcttGATTTGCTGGCTTCAAGTGCGGAGGACTCCTCGGTGTTGATTCAGGGTGTGGCAGGtatgtttggtgccatgccattgtataaagtgtacctaacctctaacttggcaaatggctatgttaatgtagcagaaGTGCCATCAttatgtagtggaaatagtatgcacatGTTGCAGTGGCattagcactacatagcggagtcaatgataattatttaattcatttttctaagctccatgtttgggggccattaactaatatgtagtcTCCTTgcctgtcttaattttaacttagacaagaaggccatcttcccatattatacagcagaattagctagaattaactattattaatgaattatgctcattgacccgctgtcACGGATCATTTggcggactgacggaagcggacgcacttgctaaaacacagggTTTTTTAATATCGAAATATAACAAACAACAAGACCTaaagagaacaaaaacaaacagggagcaaagcaggctaaattaaacacggtgaactaaacagggcaaactggactgacagactaaagagttaaCAAAATAAcgacagaggaaaagaaactgcAACAGGAAACAACaactaggaaaacaaacacggagaaactgtggaggcagacggacagactagaaAACATGACCGACTAGAGAAAGGTGAAATGTacgacgtgagacaagagggcttaaatactgacacaaacgagacacacctggacagataacgaggaggacgggttaacacatgacacggacgaggaggcggaacaaaggtgggacaagggcggagacaaggacataaacaaaacatagccatgtgctaaaagcacatgaccggggaaaacagacatgacgagacaagggcgtgacacccgccatgggttcttgactctgaaattgaatctgaactagaagttataattctatacaagaaaggtgcacacacaaacaaat contains:
- the LOC136674320 gene encoding lysozyme C-like, which gives rise to MMKVWVLLLLVTVASAKTFTHCELARILKESWMSSYAGLNLANWVCLANAESEYKTNAINHNKDGSTDYGIFQINNRWWCSDGQFSSHNGCQISCSQLMTDNISDAIQCAKTIVSQQGISAWVGWNNHCKNKDVSQYIADCEV